The Methanobrevibacter sp. nucleotide sequence GTTGTTTTAGGTGCATTTACAGGTGCTTCAATCAACCCTGCACGTACATTCGGACCATATCTTATGGATATGATTCTAGGAGGTCAAAATCTCTGGGGATTATTCCCAATTTATTTGGTTGGACCTATTCTTGGTGCAATCTGTGCAGCATTCGCATATGCATATCTTGCAAAAGATAGTGGAGTCTGTGAACTTCCACAACCGTTCAACGATGAATAATTCTTTTTAGAATTATTCTTCATTTTCTTTTTTTGATAATCTATTTAAAACAGTTCAGCCTAATATTTATATAATTACTATTTGGGTGATAAATTGAATTTTAATATTAAGGAAGCTATTTTAATTTTCATTCGCGGAGTTCTGATGGGCTCTGCAGATATTGTTCCGGGTGTTTCAGGAGGAACAATAGCTTTAATTACAGGTATTTATGGCCACCTGGTTGAAGCAATCAGTAAAATCAGTTTTGGATTTGTAAAACCTCTCTTTAAAGGGGATTTAAGGGGATTTTGGTCCAAACTGCTTGAAGAAATTGATTTTAAGTTTTTCATTCCGTTAATCTTGGGTATTGGAGTTGCATTTCTGACTTTAGCTAAAGTCGTTACCTACTGTATGGATGTTCACACTGCACTTACATATTCATTCTTTTTGGGACTGATTATAGCTTCAGCGGTAATCTTATTTAAAAAGATTAAAAAAATCAACATTAAACATGTGGTTTTTGCAGTAATAGGTATGATATTAACATATATCTTTGTAAGCCTCAATCCAATAGCAGCTAACCATTCCCTGCTTGTTTTATTCATTTCAGGTATGATTGCAATCTGTGCAATGATTCTTCCAGGTATTTCAGGTTCATTTCTGCTGTTGCTGTTAGGTCAGTATGAATACATGCTGAATGCACTTCACCAGTTTCACCTGTCTGAAATCATAGTGTTTGTAGTTGGTGCCCTAATCGGTATTCTAGGATTTTCCAAAATCCTCAACTTCCTTTTAAAAAATCATGAGGAAGTTACAATGGCATTTCTTATTGGTGTAATGCTTGGATCACTTAAGGTTCCGGCTGTAGAGGTAACAAATGCAGTAAGTTTAAACTTTGCAGGACTCCTGCCTTGCCTGATTGTTGCCGTAATAGGATTTGTTTTAATTATCATATTGGAAACCAGATTTGATTACATCGAACAGTAATCAAATTTAAAACTTTTTTTTTAAATTTATTTAAATTTATTAACAATTAAAAATATATCTTAATATAATGCTAGTTTTAAAGAAAATCAAAAAACAGTGGAGGCTATATCCGATAGGTTCTCCGAAAGGCGCACTCAACCATAAGAGAAAACCTGAATTTGTCGGCAACATCAAATTTTCACATGATGGCGATTCACTGTCAATTGCAAGGTTTGTAGCGGATTATAATTTCAATGACAATTCCACATTGAATGAAAAGCTGGTTCCTCCAGGCGAAGTCATTAAACTGCTCAGATCTCAGGCTGTTTTTCTAGCAACTAAAGATGAAAAAGTTGAAAAATACCTGAAATCCCTTAACATCAAGGTCAGGCACACTCAGGTATGTGACTACTGTGCATATGAAGGAAATATTACAATAGTCAATTCAGATTATTCCTATAACTTTAACAATCAGCTGATTTGTAAGGACTGTGCTCATGACACTATAAAACAGGAATTAAAGCTCCAGGGATTTGATAAGGCAATCTTTAGAAACCTGCAAAACACCTTGGAAAAAACCGGAAGTCTTGAAAAGACATTGTCTGTTCTAGATCCTCATTTTGATGCGATAAAAAACAGAAAACTGACATTATTCGATAAGACTAAAAAATCAAGACATATCGTACCTCCTGTTGACATGAAGAGGCTTAAAATTCCTAAGGACTTCAAAAAGGTATTGCTTGATTCAGGAAACACAAAGCTATTGCCTGTGCAATATCTCTCCATTAAGGAAGGGCTACTTAAAGGCGAAGACCTGCTGGTTGTAAGTGCCACAGGTTCCGGTAAGACTCTCGTAGGGGAGCTTGCAGGAATCACAGAAGCCCTGAAAGGCAAGAAATTCGTATTTCTAACCCCTCTGGTCGCACTTGCAAACCAGAAATACAGGGATTTTAAAAAGAAATATTCTCAGCTGGGTTTAAAGGTGGCCATCAAGGTTGGAAGAAACCGTGTCAAGGCAAAAGGGGAATTGAATCTTCCCGATTCTGACGTTTCCAAGGCTGATATTGTGGTTGCTACCTATGAAGGTATTGATTATCTTTTAAGAAACGGAAATTCCTCATCACTATCCAATCTGGGTGTTGTTCTGATAGATGAGATTCACATGATTGATGATGAGGACCGTGGAACAAGACTGAACGGTTTGATAAAGCGTATTAAACATTTATATCCCAAAACTCAAATCATCGGATTGTCAGCAACAGTTAAAAATCCTGAATTTTTAGCAGATGAGTTCAACATGAAGCTGGTAAAATATGACGAGCGTCCGGTTCCTCTGGAAAGGCACCTTGTTTATGTTAGAAACGAGTCTCAAAGACGCCATCTTATGCAGAGACTGGCCAAAAGGGAATTCAATACAAAATCCAAAAAAGGCTTCAGGGGCCAGACAATAATATTTACAAATTCAAGAAGAAAAACTCACCAGATTGCCAATTTCCTGACAAATAAAAGGGTCAATGCAAAGGCATATCATGCAGGACTGTCCTATTATAAAAAGGAAAAGATTGAAAAGGACTTTGACAAGGGTAAGATTTCATGTGTTGTAACAACAGCAGCTCTTGCAGCGGGAGTGGACTTTCCGGCTTCACAGGTAATATTCGACTCCCTGATAATGGGAAACAAGTGGATCAATCCAAACGAGTTTTCACAGATGCTTGGCCGTGCAGGAAGACCGTCCTATCATGACCGGGGCATAGTTTATTTAATTCCTGAGATAGGCAATGATTTTCAGGGAGAATCTGAAGAGGCAATGGCATTGGAGCTTTTGGAAAGCAATAGTGAAGATGTATTCATTGAATATGATGAGGAGTCAGCATATGAGCAGATACTTGCAGACATTTCCTCAACTTCAATTAAATCACTGGATGAGCTTAATAAATTTTATAAAAATATTGATGTTCCTATAAGCATTAAGATAGCAGTTGACGAGATGGAAGAGTTAGGATTAATTAATAGGAGCATAAATAATAAATTAGATGTAACAAAATATGGCCGGGCAACTTCGGTATCATTTTTATCTATAGATGATGCGGAATTCATCAAGAATACACTGCATGACTATAATTATCTTAAAAGGTATGTCGGTTTGTCTCCGATGTACAAGAAAAAGGATAAGTATGATAAATTGAAGGTTTTAATCCTTGCAATGGCACTGGATTTGGAGATGTTTGAAAATGCATATCTGTCAAATGTTATTCACAATCAGATATCAAATGCATTAAAAATCAAGTTTTCAACCAGACTGTTCGCAGAATCAACCTTGGATATCATTTCCAGTGGTGAAGCAATCGAAAAGGTTGACAAAAAATTCCAGGATGCGCTGATTGCGCTTCAAACGGATTTCATGCAATGCAGATGTCAGGACAGGCCATTCTGTTCATGCATGCAGAGGGGAATCTCTGAGGTGATAGTTCACGAAAGGCTTAAAGGCAAGGACCCTCAAGACATATCAAATAAGCTGTTTAGAAAATATCAGATTCAGGTATATCCGGGAGATATATTCTCCTGGCTGGATAATTTCGTAAAAAATTTGGATGCAATCAAAAGGATTGCAAAAGCGTTTAATCGACAGAATATTGTTAAAAAGACTAATTGGTTAATTAAAAAAATAGAAAACGGGTGAAATGCAATGTATGCGGAAGATAAAATATTGATTGGTTGCAATGAAAACGTTTGTGTTGAATTGCTTCCGAAGCTGGCTAACCGTCACGGTCTGATAGCTGGTGCAACAGGTACAGGTAAAACAATAACTTTGAAAACATTGGCTGAATCATTTTCAGACATGGGCGTTCCTGTATTTTTGGCTGACATGAAAGGAGACATTTCAGGACTTGCCAAAATAGGTTCTGAAACAGATAAAATCAAAACCAATGTTGAAAAATATGGTCTTGCTGCAAAAGGATTCAAATATCAGGCATATCCTGTAGAGTTCTGGGATCTGTTTGGAGTTAAAGGACTGCCTGTCCGTGTTTCATTATCTGAAATGGGCCCTACACTTCTGGGAAAAATCCTAAACCTGTCCGAAGCACAGCAGGGAGTCCTTAATATAGTATTTAAAGTGGCTGATGAAAAATCTCTTTTAATCATTGACATGAAGGATTTAAAGTCAATGATCAATCATGTTGTTGAAAACAAGGCCGAATATGAAAGTGAATACGGAGCAATTGCCGATAAGTCAGCTAATACAATTCTGAGAAGTCTCATTACTCTGGAAGATCAGGGAGGAAACGATTTCTTCGGTGAACCTGCACTGGTTTTGGATGACTTTATGAGAGTGGACGACAACGGAAAAGGTATCATCAACATTCTTGATGCTCAAAAATTATCCCTGTCACCTGAAATATACTCAACATTCCTTTTATGGATGCTGTCCGAATTGTTTGAAAACCTGCCTGAAGTAGGGGACATGGATAAGCCAAAATTCGTATTCTTCTTTGACGAGGCACATCTTCTGTTTGATGACATGTCACCTGAATTCGGCAAAAAAATCGAACAGATTGTAAGGCTGATCAGGTCAAAAGGCGTTGGACTGTACTTCATATCACAGTCTCCTGCAGACATTCCTGACGATATCCTTGCACAGCTTGGAAACCGTGTACAGCATGCGCTTCATGCATACACACCAAAAGACCAGAAAGCCGTTAAAGTGGCTGCCGAAACATTTAGGCCAAACCCTGATTTCGACACATCAACAGTGATTTCCGAGCTTGGAATAGGTGAAGCACTGGTTTCAGTTCTGGATGAAAAGGGTGTTCCAAGCATTGTTGAAAAGGTTGACATTGTTCCTCCTCAAAGCTTCATCGGAGCGATTGACGATACAATGCGCTCTGAGCTGATTAACCTTTCAGAGTTGAAATCCAAATACTGGGAAGCTGTAGATGGACTTTCCGCTTATGAAATGCTTTTAAACAAGATTGATTCAAATCCTAATGTTGAAAGTGAAGTTCCGCAGGTTGACATGGAAGTAATCGAAGAGGCAAAGGTTGAAGTTCAAGCTGAACCTGCTCCAGAACCTGTCCAGCCGGAAGCGGAAGAAGCTCCTCAGCAGCCTCAGCAGGGTGCCGGCGGAATTCTTGGTGATATTATAGGTAGCGTTCTTGTTGGTCAAACACAGACTGCAGGCAAAAAAACCAAAAAGACCGCTCAGCAAAAGGCAATTGAAAAGGCAGCTTCACAGGCAATGAACACAGCCGCACGTGAAGTTACAAAAGGTCTTATGAGAGGAATATTCGGTCAGATGAAATAAGGTGGTTAAATGGCACATCCTCATAAAGAGGCTATTGCAAATATGCCTGCTTCATCTCTGGTAGGTATAATTGAAGAGTCTAAGGTGACTTACGTTAGGGAAAATTTAAGTGTATTTCTGCATGAAAGCCAAATCAAACTCTTAAAACAGGTCAAAAAGCATGAAAAGCCTCATCACAAAAAGATTAGGATAAAACAGTTTGAAAGGGCTAAAAAAGACGACTTGTTTAACCTGCATTTAGGTCTGTATTTAAAGAAATATAAGAAACTTGAAAAGCTTGGTTTGATTGAAATAGATTTGAATCCCGGAAACGGACTGGAATATGACTGCGCTTTAACACCTAAAGGCCTAGGGGTTTTGGATGAAATAGCGGACCTTGAAAGTAAATGGGAAGGCGTTGTCGGCGTTACAGACGATGATTTGGAAGTCCTTAAAAAACTTGCACTTGATTCATTTGAAATATCCTACAGACACAAGAAAAACAGGGAATTTATTTTCTAGGTAATTGTTTTTTTCAATTACTTACTTTTTTTATTTTTAAAACAGTATTTATTTTACTTTATTTTTTTATATTCTAATTATAAAATTGTATTTTAAAAAATAGAATAGTTTAATAATTAGTTTTCTTAAATGAATAATTACAATCAAAAATTAAACAATTTAAGGTGTAATTATGGTGTCTAATATTAGTGAAAAGTCAATATTGCTTTCTGATAAAGCTATGGAATGCTGTATGAATGGAAATTTTGAAAATGCTTTGAAATATTTTGATGAAGGTCTGAGTGTAGATGAAGACAACATTTTGCTTTTGTACAACAAAGCGGGGTGTCTGGTTAACATGGGTGAAATCGAACAGTCAGATCCTATTTTTAAAAAAATAATCGGTCTTTGCGACGAGATGGACAAATCAGAACTGGTTTTAAATATCAAGGCAAATTCATATACTTACTTGAGGGACTTCGACAGTGCAAGGGAAGTCTTTGAAGAAATATTGAAAGATTTCCCAAACAACGTTGACGGTCTGCTTTCAAGGGCGATTTATCTAAAAAGGGAATGCATGTATGATGATTCTCTTGAAGTATTCAGAAAAGTCCTGAATCTGGACCCGGACAATTTTGAAGCAAACATGTATATGGGGGAACTGCTGCTTGATTTGGGAGGTCATGAGGAATGCAAAAAGTTCATTGACAAAGCCTTTGAATTATGTCCGGACTTTCCATATATTCTATATATTAAAGGATGTTACTTTGCAGCGGTTTGTGAAGATTACAAAAAGGCTATTGAGTATTATGATAAAGCTATAAATATTGAACCGGGTTTAGTAAAGTGTTACTTTGAAAAGTCCAAATGTCTTGTTCTTTTGGGAAAGGCTGATGAGGCTAAAAAAAGTTTCAATAAGATATATGAACTCAATCCTGAGTTTTATGATGAATCTCATAAGGAATTGCTGGACGATATAATTGAAATGCTGGCCAATCATTATTTCATGGATTGATTATTCTAAAATCAATTGCCAGTGAGTCATATGCATATTTAACTGTTTGAACTGCTTGATTTTTGCTTTCAAAGTAATAAAGGTGGCTTTCACAATCACAATCGCTGCAGCCGAAACCCTCAATTCCATAGGCTTTTGATGTTAGAAATTGTGAAAGTTCACATTCAATTTTTTTAGGTGAGACATTGCATATTACTTTTTCAATTTCAGATTCCTTTAGAAAGTAGTCTATGTGCCAGTGAAGCTTTTTTTCATCGCTTAGATGTCTTTTAATTCTTGATTCAAGTGAATTCATGGCTGAGCCTACATAGACATAATAACCTTTCTTAAACTCTATTTTTCCGAGTTTTTTTCCTATCTTGACAGTTCTATCATTATTTAATTTGATTATCAAACAGTAACAGCCTTTCATCAGTTTTGAATATGTCTTTTTAAGTATAAATTTTTAAAGTGAGTTGATTATTTATATTATTATAAATATAAATTAAATTAATGTAAATTAAATTTTAGTTGAGATCAAATATGTTTAAAAAGGATAGGATTTTATTTAATATATGCTTGACATTATTGTTTTTATTGATAATAATTCCTGCAAGCTTTGCTTCTGATAATTCTGAGGATATATTAAATAACAATGATTTTAATGAAACCTTATATCTTTCAGCAAATTTAGATGATAATATCCTAAGGGCATCCAATGATTATTATTTCAATGCTTCAGCTGAAGATGATGGGGACGGATCTATAAACAATCCGTATAAATATCTAACTGCAGATAGAATTAAATCAAACTGTAATATATATCTTGCAGATGGGGAATATGAACTGGATTCTAATAAAAATATTGAAAGAGTCAATATTTATGGTAGTGATGTTGAAAAAACCATAGTAAGCTATGCAGGTGTCGGATTCTTTGTAAGTACCTCTTTGACAATACAAAATGTAACTTTCGTTGATATGTCAATTACCAATTATGGTAAAATTGCAGCCAATAACACTGTCTTTTCCTATGGATATGGCTCACGTTCTGATTCCTATGGGAATAATTTTGGAGGGGCAATTTACACTCCTTCTGATTACTCCAATGCAGTTTTAACACTTAATAACTGTACTTTTAATGACAATTATGCGGTTTATGGCGGTGCAATTTATATGGCTAGCGGCAGTCTAGAAATTACAGATTCACTGTTTATCAACAATCTTGCATATAATTATGGTGGGGCCATTGCATGTGAAAATACCGCCAGTGTAGTCATTTCAAAATCCAAGTTTTATAATTCACGTTCAGTGGATGATGCGGGTGGAGCAATTTACCTTAAATATTCTTCATTTGAAGGGAAAAACATTGATTTTATTAATTGTTCTGCAACATTCGGAGCAGCAATAACTTCTTTAAAATCAATTTTTTCCTTAAATAATGGATATTTTGAAAACAATTCTGCAAAATGGAATGGTGGAGCAATTTACCACATGTATGATGATTTTACAATGACAAGTTCAAAATTCATCAACAATTCTGCCAGAAAGGGTGGGGCTGTATTTATAGACAACTGCACTTCTCTTTATCTGAGAGCAAATATATTTACAGCTAATAGTGCATCTTTTGTCGGAGGTGCAGTGTATTCTCTTTTAAACATAGTTAAAGTTCCAATACTGGGATTTAATAAATTTTCAGATAATCAAGCATATCTAAGTGAAAATCTTTTTGACTCTTCAAATATTAATCTGACAATGGGTAGTGGAAATTATTCCATGGTTAAATTTAATGACAGTCCGATAGATGCAATTCCTTCCAGGTATAGTCTGTATGAAAACGGATTTACGACTGTTGTAAAAGACCAGCAAACTTCCGGTAACTGCTGGGCATTTACAGCTATTTCCGTTTTGGAATCATGTATACTGAAAGCTACAGGCAATACATATGATTTGTCAGAAGAAAACATGAAAAATCTGGCCGCTTTATTTTCAGATTATGGATGGAATATGAATACAAATGATGGTGGATATGATTATATGCCGTGGGGATATCTGGCAAGCTGGCTAGGTCCGGTATCTGAAATGGATGATTTATTTGACGATAAATCAGTACTGTCTTCCATATTCAACAGTATTTTCCATGTTCAAAATATACTGTTCTTATCACGTGACAATTACACTGATAATGATGCTATAAAGGAAGCTATATTGAAATATGGGGCCGTTGGAACATCAATGGCATATTACAGCAACTATTATGATGACACAACCAAGGGATATTACTGTTTTTCAAATGTGGCAAGCAATCATGCAGTAACAATTGTAGGATGGGATGACAATTATTCAAAATCCAATTTCAAATGGGCAAACTATATTGAAGGTGACGGTGCATGGATTGTAAGAAACAGCTGGGGACCTTCCTGGGGTGAAAACGGATACTTCTACGTATCATATTATGATATGAAATTTGCACAGCCTGGAGTAAACGCCTCATCATACACAATAATCTTCAATGACACAAAAAGATATGATAAAAATTACCAGTATGATATAGCAGGAATTACAGATTTCTTCTGCAATTCTTCAAATGCTGTATGGTATAAAAATATATTCACTGCCGGTGCTGATGAATATCTTGCAGCTGTTTCTACATACTTTGAAAAAATAACCAATTGGACAGCATCTATATATGTAAATGATGAGCCGGTACTGGTTAAAAAAGGAATCTCCAATCCCGGTTATTACACCTTTGATTTAGGTCAGTTAATACCATTAAAAGCCGGTGACGTATTTGAAGTTGTTTTCAATATTTTAGTTGGTGGTGAAGCAAATTTCCCAATCTCCGAAGCAAAATCTCTAAACAGGATGCTTTATAAACCCGGAATTTCATTTGTAAGCTATGACGGCAAGCAATGGCAGGATTTATATGACCTTGAATGGGCATATTCAACTCATTCGTATAAATCTCAGGTAGCAAGCATTAAAGCGTTTACAATCTTAAATCCGATTGCTGTAAACACTTCTTTAAATGTCAGCTATGACGGTTTCAATCCGGTCACCCTTACTGCAAAAGTCATAGATGAATATGGAAACCTTTTAGATGGTGAAGTTTTATTCAATATCAATGGTGAAGATCACTACGTTAATGCAAGTAAAGGGCAGGCTGTTTTAGAATGTGATTTAAACCAGACAACCAATTTCATCTCAGCAAAATTCATTGCTCCGGGCTATATTTCATCCGCAGATTACAAATCCGTTGAAATCAGTGTCCGTCAAATAAATCTGACTTCAAGCATTTCAAGAGTTCTAAACAACGTAACTATAGAAGTAATGGCAAATGAAACACTTAACATAACTGTCAGTGTGGTTGTAAATGATGATTCATATGAGATTGAATTAATCAATGGTCAATCCAGTCTTAACTTATCTAATCTTTTAAATGATGTCTATACTGTAACTGTCTATTCAGCAGAGCAGATTTACTCTTCAAATATTATTGAAGACAGCTTTACTGTAGATGTTAGAAATACTACAATTTCTGCTGATGATTTGACTATATATGAC carries:
- a CDS encoding DUF368 domain-containing protein, translating into MGSADIVPGVSGGTIALITGIYGHLVEAISKISFGFVKPLFKGDLRGFWSKLLEEIDFKFFIPLILGIGVAFLTLAKVVTYCMDVHTALTYSFFLGLIIASAVILFKKIKKINIKHVVFAVIGMILTYIFVSLNPIAANHSLLVLFISGMIAICAMILPGISGSFLLLLLGQYEYMLNALHQFHLSEIIVFVVGALIGILGFSKILNFLLKNHEEVTMAFLIGVMLGSLKVPAVEVTNAVSLNFAGLLPCLIVAVIGFVLIIILETRFDYIEQ
- a CDS encoding DEAD/DEAH box helicase, whose translation is MLVLKKIKKQWRLYPIGSPKGALNHKRKPEFVGNIKFSHDGDSLSIARFVADYNFNDNSTLNEKLVPPGEVIKLLRSQAVFLATKDEKVEKYLKSLNIKVRHTQVCDYCAYEGNITIVNSDYSYNFNNQLICKDCAHDTIKQELKLQGFDKAIFRNLQNTLEKTGSLEKTLSVLDPHFDAIKNRKLTLFDKTKKSRHIVPPVDMKRLKIPKDFKKVLLDSGNTKLLPVQYLSIKEGLLKGEDLLVVSATGSGKTLVGELAGITEALKGKKFVFLTPLVALANQKYRDFKKKYSQLGLKVAIKVGRNRVKAKGELNLPDSDVSKADIVVATYEGIDYLLRNGNSSSLSNLGVVLIDEIHMIDDEDRGTRLNGLIKRIKHLYPKTQIIGLSATVKNPEFLADEFNMKLVKYDERPVPLERHLVYVRNESQRRHLMQRLAKREFNTKSKKGFRGQTIIFTNSRRKTHQIANFLTNKRVNAKAYHAGLSYYKKEKIEKDFDKGKISCVVTTAALAAGVDFPASQVIFDSLIMGNKWINPNEFSQMLGRAGRPSYHDRGIVYLIPEIGNDFQGESEEAMALELLESNSEDVFIEYDEESAYEQILADISSTSIKSLDELNKFYKNIDVPISIKIAVDEMEELGLINRSINNKLDVTKYGRATSVSFLSIDDAEFIKNTLHDYNYLKRYVGLSPMYKKKDKYDKLKVLILAMALDLEMFENAYLSNVIHNQISNALKIKFSTRLFAESTLDIISSGEAIEKVDKKFQDALIALQTDFMQCRCQDRPFCSCMQRGISEVIVHERLKGKDPQDISNKLFRKYQIQVYPGDIFSWLDNFVKNLDAIKRIAKAFNRQNIVKKTNWLIKKIENG
- a CDS encoding helicase HerA-like domain-containing protein, with translation MYAEDKILIGCNENVCVELLPKLANRHGLIAGATGTGKTITLKTLAESFSDMGVPVFLADMKGDISGLAKIGSETDKIKTNVEKYGLAAKGFKYQAYPVEFWDLFGVKGLPVRVSLSEMGPTLLGKILNLSEAQQGVLNIVFKVADEKSLLIIDMKDLKSMINHVVENKAEYESEYGAIADKSANTILRSLITLEDQGGNDFFGEPALVLDDFMRVDDNGKGIINILDAQKLSLSPEIYSTFLLWMLSELFENLPEVGDMDKPKFVFFFDEAHLLFDDMSPEFGKKIEQIVRLIRSKGVGLYFISQSPADIPDDILAQLGNRVQHALHAYTPKDQKAVKVAAETFRPNPDFDTSTVISELGIGEALVSVLDEKGVPSIVEKVDIVPPQSFIGAIDDTMRSELINLSELKSKYWEAVDGLSAYEMLLNKIDSNPNVESEVPQVDMEVIEEAKVEVQAEPAPEPVQPEAEEAPQQPQQGAGGILGDIIGSVLVGQTQTAGKKTKKTAQQKAIEKAASQAMNTAAREVTKGLMRGIFGQMK
- a CDS encoding tetratricopeptide repeat protein — protein: MVSNISEKSILLSDKAMECCMNGNFENALKYFDEGLSVDEDNILLLYNKAGCLVNMGEIEQSDPIFKKIIGLCDEMDKSELVLNIKANSYTYLRDFDSAREVFEEILKDFPNNVDGLLSRAIYLKRECMYDDSLEVFRKVLNLDPDNFEANMYMGELLLDLGGHEECKKFIDKAFELCPDFPYILYIKGCYFAAVCEDYKKAIEYYDKAINIEPGLVKCYFEKSKCLVLLGKADEAKKSFNKIYELNPEFYDESHKELLDDIIEMLANHYFMD
- a CDS encoding DUF123 domain-containing protein, producing MKGCYCLIIKLNNDRTVKIGKKLGKIEFKKGYYVYVGSAMNSLESRIKRHLSDEKKLHWHIDYFLKESEIEKVICNVSPKKIECELSQFLTSKAYGIEGFGCSDCDCESHLYYFESKNQAVQTVKYAYDSLAIDFRIINP